One window of the Granulicella arctica genome contains the following:
- a CDS encoding aldo/keto reductase gives MDYVNLGKTGLKVSRICLGCMTYGEPAKGEPKAGRHAWTLDEAASQPFMKQALDLGINFFDTANVYSSGASEEVLGRFLNANVKREDVVIATKIHGEMREGPNGRGLSRKEIFFELDESLRRLGTDYVDLYQIHRWDPETPIEETLEALHDVVKAGKVRYIGASSMYAWQFAKSLYLADKHGWTRFISMQNHYNLLYREEEREMMGLCADQGIGVLPWSPLARGLLARPWKSESTSRSETDRFTKVMYAKTEDADKAVVDRLEQMSKDRGVPQAQLALAWMLTKPVVTSPIIGASKPGHLEDAVGALTVKLTTEEIKALEEPYIPHPTLGFS, from the coding sequence ATGGATTATGTGAATCTGGGTAAGACTGGCCTGAAGGTGTCGCGGATCTGCCTCGGCTGCATGACCTATGGCGAACCGGCGAAGGGTGAGCCCAAGGCCGGACGGCACGCATGGACGCTCGACGAGGCCGCCAGCCAGCCATTTATGAAGCAGGCACTCGATCTTGGGATCAACTTCTTCGACACGGCCAATGTGTATTCGAGTGGCGCGAGTGAAGAGGTGCTGGGGCGCTTTCTCAATGCAAACGTGAAGCGCGAAGACGTGGTGATCGCGACCAAGATCCATGGCGAGATGCGTGAGGGGCCGAACGGCAGGGGTCTTTCGCGCAAAGAGATCTTCTTCGAGCTGGATGAGAGTCTGCGGCGGCTTGGGACGGACTATGTCGACCTCTACCAGATCCATCGATGGGACCCGGAGACGCCGATCGAGGAGACGCTAGAAGCGCTGCACGATGTGGTGAAGGCGGGTAAGGTGCGGTATATCGGCGCGTCGTCCATGTATGCGTGGCAGTTTGCCAAGTCGCTTTACCTTGCGGACAAGCACGGGTGGACGCGGTTTATCTCGATGCAGAACCACTACAACCTGCTGTATCGCGAGGAAGAGCGCGAGATGATGGGGCTGTGCGCGGACCAGGGGATCGGCGTGCTGCCGTGGTCGCCGCTGGCGCGTGGGTTGCTGGCGAGGCCGTGGAAGTCGGAGAGCACGAGCCGGTCGGAGACGGACAGGTTCACCAAGGTGATGTACGCAAAGACCGAGGACGCCGATAAGGCGGTGGTCGATCGGCTGGAGCAGATGTCGAAGGATCGCGGTGTTCCGCAGGCGCAACTTGCGCTGGCGTGGATGCTGACGAAGCCGGTGGTCACGTCGCCGATCATTGGGGCGAGCAAGCCGGGTCATCTTGAGGATGCGGTGGGCGCGCTCACGGTGAAGCTGACGACGGAGGAGATCAAGGCGTTGGAAGAGCCGTACATCCCGCACCCGACGCTGGGCTTCAGCTAG
- a CDS encoding threonine aldolase family protein: MNINRRDFMRVAVPSAAAVAALRSVELPMLGQAYGARPAAELVITDKTVVLSGDGLAISNQQRVQDLARLMTKYEKFADSYLVGGAVAELEQKMAAMLGKEDAAFLPTGTLANNVAVRLLCGEHRHAIVQQESHLYQDESDAASLLSGLNLVPLGAGKACPSYEEVVAAIDVAEKSPYPIVVGAISIESPVRRADGASVPYALAERISKLARSKGIGMHLDGARLLLLSGTAEFDVKRYSALFDTVYISLYKYLGAPFGAMLAGKKDVIAKVRETRHVYGGTVYHGWMAALPALDAVDGFQQRFAEAHRAGERLLAGLQAAGGFEILRVEHGSNIAFAQLTPARADGLVERLAKQDIHVRPLHEGRLTLMVNETILRRTPEELVAAFVGKA, translated from the coding sequence ATGAATATTAATCGTCGTGATTTTATGCGCGTGGCTGTGCCCTCTGCGGCTGCCGTAGCTGCTCTTCGCTCTGTTGAACTACCGATGCTCGGGCAGGCTTACGGAGCGCGACCTGCAGCTGAACTGGTGATCACGGACAAGACGGTTGTATTGAGCGGCGATGGTCTTGCCATCTCCAACCAGCAGCGCGTGCAGGACTTGGCGCGGCTGATGACGAAGTATGAGAAGTTCGCCGACAGCTACCTTGTGGGTGGAGCGGTCGCTGAGCTGGAACAGAAGATGGCAGCGATGCTGGGCAAGGAAGATGCGGCATTTCTGCCGACCGGCACGCTAGCAAACAATGTGGCGGTACGGCTGCTCTGCGGGGAGCATCGTCATGCGATCGTCCAGCAGGAGAGCCATCTTTATCAGGATGAGAGCGATGCGGCGTCGCTTCTGAGCGGGCTTAACCTGGTGCCGCTCGGTGCGGGTAAGGCGTGTCCCAGCTATGAGGAGGTAGTGGCGGCGATCGATGTTGCGGAGAAGAGTCCGTACCCGATTGTTGTGGGAGCGATCTCGATTGAGAGCCCGGTGCGGCGGGCGGATGGGGCAAGTGTGCCGTACGCGCTGGCAGAGCGGATCTCGAAGCTGGCACGGTCCAAAGGCATTGGGATGCACCTGGATGGCGCTCGTTTGCTGCTGCTCTCAGGAACGGCGGAGTTCGATGTGAAGCGCTACAGTGCGCTCTTCGACACGGTGTATATATCGCTCTACAAGTATCTCGGTGCGCCGTTCGGAGCGATGCTGGCAGGAAAGAAGGACGTGATCGCGAAGGTTCGCGAGACGCGCCACGTGTACGGCGGCACGGTGTATCACGGCTGGATGGCGGCGCTGCCGGCGCTCGATGCAGTCGATGGCTTTCAGCAGCGGTTTGCGGAGGCGCATCGCGCAGGAGAACGGCTGCTCGCCGGTCTGCAGGCAGCTGGAGGGTTTGAGATTCTGCGCGTGGAGCATGGCAGCAACATCGCCTTCGCGCAACTTACACCGGCTCGGGCGGATGGACTTGTCGAGCGATTGGCGAAGCAGGACATCCATGTGCGGCCGCTGCATGAGGGGAGGCTGACGCTCATGGTGAACGAGACGATCCTGCGAAGAACGCCGGAGGAACTGGTGGCGGCGTTTGTCGGCAAGGCGTGA
- a CDS encoding ABC transporter permease, translating to MELKEALKLAVSSLWSNKMRSMLTLLGIVIGVASVIAVVTLVNGANAFILTKFSSYGANVFTISKMPAIITSADAYVQFEKRKNILLPDYRYILENCKQCTGMGAQQAGIGKVVHGLESVTDSQIRGYTWQMPALQNLNIVQGRDFTDSDEEHAAHVCIVGTDIVDHLLPGVDPIGQELRVDGVMYTIIGVSEKQGSTFGASQDNWVGVPLTTFQKSYGTSKSVTIYVKAATSGPPLEAAADEVRVLMRSRRHDAPDAPQSFELDTNNTLVGFASTLTKSFGLVAGAIALISLIVGGIVIMNIMLVSVTERTREIGIRKALGARPKDILMQFLIEAGTMALIGGVFGVIGGVGVAEIVTLAIGFPSSIAVWSVLMGLIMATATGLFFGVYPARQAARLDPIVALRSEL from the coding sequence ATGGAACTCAAAGAAGCGCTCAAGCTCGCAGTGTCGTCTCTCTGGTCGAACAAGATGCGTTCGATGCTCACGCTGCTGGGGATTGTGATCGGCGTTGCGAGTGTGATCGCCGTCGTCACGCTGGTCAACGGAGCGAACGCCTTCATCCTGACGAAGTTCTCGAGCTACGGCGCGAATGTCTTCACCATCTCGAAGATGCCGGCGATCATCACCAGCGCGGACGCTTACGTCCAGTTTGAGAAGCGGAAGAACATTCTTCTTCCGGACTACCGCTACATCCTCGAAAACTGCAAGCAGTGCACCGGCATGGGAGCCCAGCAGGCCGGGATCGGCAAGGTGGTGCATGGGCTTGAGTCGGTCACCGACTCGCAGATCCGTGGCTATACCTGGCAGATGCCCGCACTGCAGAATCTGAATATCGTGCAGGGTCGCGACTTCACCGACTCCGATGAGGAGCACGCTGCGCATGTCTGCATCGTCGGTACGGATATCGTCGATCATCTGCTGCCGGGCGTCGATCCGATCGGCCAGGAGCTTCGCGTCGATGGCGTGATGTACACCATCATCGGCGTCAGCGAGAAGCAGGGCAGCACCTTCGGGGCGAGTCAGGATAACTGGGTCGGCGTGCCGCTTACCACCTTCCAGAAGAGCTACGGGACGTCCAAGTCAGTCACGATCTACGTGAAGGCTGCAACCTCCGGGCCTCCGCTTGAGGCTGCTGCGGATGAGGTGCGGGTGCTGATGCGCTCGCGCCGGCACGATGCACCCGATGCGCCGCAGTCCTTTGAGCTAGACACAAATAACACGCTGGTCGGCTTTGCCAGTACGCTGACGAAGTCCTTCGGCCTCGTGGCCGGTGCGATTGCGCTGATCTCGCTGATTGTCGGCGGCATCGTCATCATGAACATCATGCTGGTCAGCGTAACGGAGCGGACCCGCGAGATCGGTATCCGCAAGGCTCTCGGCGCGCGCCCCAAGGACATCCTCATGCAGTTCCTTATCGAAGCCGGAACCATGGCGCTGATTGGCGGCGTCTTTGGCGTCATCGGCGGTGTTGGGGTGGCTGAGATCGTGACCCTTGCGATCGGCTTTCCCTCATCGATTGCCGTCTGGAGCGTGCTGATGGGACTGATCATGGCGACTGCGACCGGCCTCTTCTTCGGCGTCTATCCTGCTCGCCAGGCTGCGCGCCTCGATCCGATTGTGGCGTTACGGTCGGAGCTCTAA